One genomic segment of Sphingobacteriales bacterium includes these proteins:
- a CDS encoding right-handed parallel beta-helix repeat-containing protein, whose protein sequence is MRTPYYFSGTILLVLAFVFSGCHNNDLGYGPIIENNIYFFGPNTENIEAKLQEALINMNNNGIIDLASGKYEFKTTLSLDGKDGITIRGAGLNKTILSFANQQAGAEGLKITNCTNLLLKGFTVENTKGDGIKTKDCTGVTYYQVGAVWTNGANEKNGAYGLYPVNCQHVLMDGCYAYGASDAGIYVGQSNTVIVRNCKAEQNVAGIEIENTSNSDVYNNTSINNTGGILVFDLPNLLIARGAKTRVFNNQIIDNNQDNFAPAGNIVGEVPPGTGVLILATDTVEVFNNTIKNNNRVGVGIINYLTIDANVLSKDADYDPYPEHIAVYNNNFSKTNAITPSTKPFALLFTIGFAGKPMPDVLI, encoded by the coding sequence ATGCGTACCCCTTATTATTTTTCAGGCACGATATTACTCGTTTTAGCCTTTGTTTTTTCCGGATGCCATAATAACGATTTGGGTTATGGGCCTATAATCGAAAACAATATTTATTTTTTTGGTCCTAATACCGAAAATATAGAAGCAAAACTTCAGGAAGCCCTAATTAATATGAACAATAACGGCATAATTGATTTGGCATCCGGAAAATACGAGTTCAAAACTACCCTATCGCTCGATGGCAAAGATGGCATCACCATCCGGGGGGCTGGTCTCAACAAAACTATTCTATCGTTTGCCAACCAACAAGCGGGTGCCGAAGGTTTAAAAATTACTAATTGCACTAATCTACTGCTTAAAGGCTTTACCGTTGAAAATACCAAAGGCGACGGCATTAAAACCAAAGACTGCACAGGCGTAACTTATTATCAGGTTGGCGCTGTATGGACTAACGGCGCAAACGAAAAAAATGGTGCTTATGGCTTATACCCAGTAAACTGCCAACACGTATTAATGGACGGCTGTTATGCCTATGGTGCATCTGATGCAGGTATTTATGTGGGTCAGTCAAATACAGTAATTGTGCGCAACTGTAAAGCCGAGCAAAATGTAGCGGGTATTGAAATTGAAAATACTTCAAACAGCGATGTTTACAATAATACCTCTATAAATAATACAGGGGGCATTTTGGTCTTCGATTTGCCTAATTTATTAATAGCGCGAGGCGCAAAAACAAGGGTTTTTAACAACCAAATTATTGACAACAACCAAGATAATTTTGCCCCAGCAGGAAATATTGTTGGTGAGGTTCCGCCCGGAACAGGCGTGCTAATTTTGGCCACCGACACCGTTGAAGTATTTAATAATACCATAAAAAATAACAATCGCGTAGGTGTTGGCATTATTAACTACCTAACCATTGATGCCAATGTTTTAAGCAAAGATGCCGACTACGACCCCTACCCCGAACATATTGCCGTTTATAATAACAACTTTAGTAAAACTAATGCTATTACCCCCAGTACAAAACCATTTGCACTGTTGTTTACCATTGGCTTTGCCGGCAAACCTATGCCCGATGTATTAATTTAG
- a CDS encoding DUF3137 domain-containing protein — protein MSILKALFGPSRKEIWTQLSNEIGATYNDGGTWKNDEVRAKHKEWMIILDKYVVSSGKSSITYTRMRAPFINKDKFRFTIYRRSWFSDVGKWLGLVSDVEVDQEDFDSNYIIQGNDHYKLWKFFNNEHIRMLISHQPEIYITVNKANAHVFDNTYPDNVDCVTFMVVGVIKDINRLKLLFDLFAEILDHLCHIGTAYEDDPTLKNYYI, from the coding sequence ATGAGTATTTTAAAAGCACTTTTTGGACCAAGTCGAAAAGAAATTTGGACGCAGTTAAGCAACGAAATTGGCGCTACCTATAATGATGGTGGAACCTGGAAAAACGATGAAGTAAGAGCGAAACATAAAGAGTGGATGATTATTTTAGATAAATACGTTGTTAGCTCCGGAAAAAGCTCTATTACCTACACCCGTATGCGCGCACCTTTTATTAACAAAGATAAATTTAGATTTACCATTTACCGCCGCAGTTGGTTTAGCGATGTGGGCAAATGGTTGGGCTTGGTGAGCGATGTTGAAGTTGACCAAGAAGATTTTGATTCTAACTATATCATTCAAGGAAACGACCATTATAAGTTATGGAAATTTTTTAACAACGAGCATATCCGGATGTTAATTAGCCATCAACCCGAAATTTATATTACTGTAAACAAGGCAAACGCACACGTCTTCGATAATACCTACCCCGATAATGTTGATTGCGTTACCTTTATGGTGGTAGGCGTAATTAAAGACATTAACCGCCTTAAACTATTGTTTGATTTATTTGCCGAAATTTTAGACCACCTTTGCCATATTGGAACTGCTTACGAAGACGACCCAACACTTAAAAATTATTATATTTAA
- a CDS encoding universal stress protein, with product MDKRNRIVLATNFTEQEKPARDAAIWLSAKLEAQVQLLHIYEPDPVAKGLNRQELKNLVLSFQENLQARANSFMRGTNFANAAPLLPIRGYFNKRLVQLAQLKTWQGMVFRIRHPFDVRDYIFGHVFDDIIALANCVLLFIPDDKPFLPFAKIIYPTKLMYDNLLGLYQIDMLAQMLNIPVLLLHVENSNLPIAPSMLPQYIEALDRILDCRFEVKIVRAPSIADALNNETQAENNQALTVVFHRKRNFWANFFLDDFAIRLLRSFNKPLLVLRENTSLTA from the coding sequence ATGGACAAAAGAAATCGCATTGTTTTGGCAACTAATTTTACCGAGCAAGAAAAACCTGCCCGAGATGCTGCTATATGGTTATCGGCCAAGTTGGAAGCACAAGTGCAACTACTTCATATTTACGAGCCAGACCCGGTTGCTAAGGGATTAAACAGGCAAGAACTTAAAAATTTAGTCTTAAGTTTTCAAGAAAACTTACAAGCACGAGCAAATAGTTTTATGCGGGGCACAAATTTTGCAAATGCTGCGCCTTTGCTGCCTATTAGGGGGTATTTTAACAAACGTTTGGTACAATTAGCGCAACTAAAAACATGGCAGGGTATGGTTTTTAGAATTAGACACCCTTTTGATGTGCGCGATTATATTTTTGGGCATGTTTTTGATGATATTATAGCCCTCGCAAATTGTGTACTGCTTTTTATTCCGGATGATAAACCTTTTTTGCCCTTCGCAAAAATAATTTATCCTACCAAATTAATGTACGACAATTTATTGGGATTGTATCAAATAGATATGTTGGCGCAAATGTTAAATATTCCGGTATTATTGCTACACGTCGAAAACTCAAATTTACCTATTGCCCCCTCTATGTTGCCCCAATACATCGAAGCATTAGACCGCATTTTAGATTGTAGGTTTGAGGTAAAAATAGTACGCGCGCCATCAATAGCAGACGCACTTAATAATGAAACACAGGCCGAAAACAATCAAGCTTTAACAGTAGTTTTTCATCGAAAGCGCAATTTTTGGGCTAATTTTTTTTTAGATGATTTTGCTATTCGTTTATTGCGCAGTTTTAACAAACCATTATTAGTTTTGCGCGAAAATACATCTCTTACCGCCTAA
- a CDS encoding tetratricopeptide repeat protein → MSVQAVCKILIRPFFTTLCLHFLFFVANGKLTLLNAQTNLPPPDSLLLQGVAAAKEHQYNLAISTLKLCTKAYPSKAANCAYELAYTYYQLKNYKKAIKILKSLTATNKTAQAEHFYLLSNIYWDTEQQKKATDLLENALEIYPDNGQFYDLRGGYAYYSGNNDEAVRWWEKGIANAPTYADNYYWAAQLYCRSSEKYKGLIYAEMYMLLQPGHAQTPAISSLMGQTILNAFNANAATNNNKINPIFSQSAALNSILNFDDADDSEEDSAALLADETNQFTAPLKTTYQQLAKPIADSLKLKLIPDQPLELPQIVAWRVAHTQAMLKQAANFAPSVWLQFNQKIENLQLNTAYQYWLLGGFDKNAFKTWYNSEPQNAEVWKQLKTVISEFNNQNSIATLPYVQF, encoded by the coding sequence ATGTCAGTTCAAGCTGTTTGCAAAATATTGATACGCCCATTTTTTACCACGCTTTGTTTGCACTTTTTATTTTTTGTTGCAAATGGGAAACTGACACTCCTAAACGCACAAACAAATTTGCCCCCGCCCGATTCGTTGTTGCTGCAAGGCGTAGCGGCGGCAAAAGAGCATCAGTATAATTTGGCTATTTCCACTTTAAAATTATGTACCAAAGCCTATCCAAGCAAGGCGGCAAACTGTGCCTACGAGTTGGCTTATACCTACTACCAGCTAAAAAATTATAAAAAAGCTATAAAAATCTTAAAGTCATTAACGGCTACAAATAAAACTGCCCAAGCCGAACATTTTTACCTTTTATCTAATATTTATTGGGATACAGAACAGCAAAAAAAGGCCACCGACTTATTAGAAAATGCCCTCGAAATTTATCCGGATAATGGCCAATTTTACGACCTACGCGGTGGCTATGCCTATTATTCCGGAAATAACGACGAAGCCGTTCGCTGGTGGGAGAAAGGCATCGCCAACGCCCCCACTTATGCCGACAACTACTATTGGGCAGCACAACTCTATTGCCGCTCATCCGAAAAATACAAAGGGCTAATTTATGCCGAGATGTATATGCTGTTACAACCCGGACATGCCCAAACCCCTGCTATCAGTAGCCTAATGGGGCAAACTATTTTAAATGCGTTTAACGCCAACGCTGCTACAAATAACAACAAAATAAATCCAATTTTTAGCCAATCGGCAGCACTAAATTCAATCTTAAACTTTGATGATGCCGATGACAGCGAAGAGGATTCGGCAGCACTTCTGGCCGACGAGACAAACCAGTTTACCGCGCCTCTTAAAACTACCTACCAGCAATTGGCAAAACCTATTGCCGACAGTTTAAAGCTAAAATTAATACCTGACCAACCGCTTGAACTACCTCAAATAGTTGCCTGGCGCGTTGCCCATACCCAAGCTATGCTAAAACAAGCGGCAAATTTTGCCCCTTCGGTGTGGTTGCAGTTTAATCAGAAAATAGAAAATTTGCAACTAAACACAGCTTATCAGTACTGGCTTTTAGGGGGCTTCGATAAAAACGCATTTAAAACATGGTACAATTCAGAACCTCAAAACGCAGAAGTATGGAAACAACTTAAAACGGTTATTAGCGAGTTTAACAATCAAAATTCCATTGCTACTTTGCCCTATGTGCAGTTTTAA